In Liquorilactobacillus nagelii DSM 13675, the following proteins share a genomic window:
- a CDS encoding homoserine O-acetyltransferase/O-succinyltransferase family protein: MNQPLQIGILNLMHDKLRTKNELQQVLESTIQPVNLQFFYPRLHYQNRAVPTVVKTQAKPLDLAAVAQLDAFIITGAPLDQLEFGQITYLPELQELFKVLKKVPQRLYLCWGAMVALHELYRIDKQLLPRKLFGVYPQQVLTADPLLAGLKNGFWAPHARYAEANRAQIAAHPQLEITAVNQAGSLFLVRNRLGNETLLFSHLEYQADSLEAEYQREIAAHPERHYQQPETSLAPVFGWQRTQQIFFHNWLNLIATTVKNNGGLIYG, encoded by the coding sequence ATGAATCAGCCTTTGCAGATTGGCATTTTGAATCTAATGCATGATAAACTCCGAACTAAAAATGAGTTACAGCAAGTTTTAGAATCTACTATCCAACCGGTTAACCTGCAGTTTTTTTATCCTCGACTGCATTATCAAAACCGTGCAGTTCCCACAGTAGTTAAAACTCAAGCAAAACCGCTTGATTTAGCGGCTGTCGCCCAACTGGATGCTTTTATCATTACTGGTGCTCCGCTGGATCAACTTGAATTCGGTCAAATTACTTATTTACCTGAATTACAAGAATTATTCAAAGTGCTTAAGAAAGTCCCGCAACGACTGTATCTCTGCTGGGGAGCAATGGTTGCATTGCACGAACTCTATCGAATTGACAAACAATTGCTTCCTCGTAAATTATTCGGCGTCTATCCGCAACAAGTTTTAACTGCTGATCCACTGCTGGCAGGTTTGAAAAATGGCTTTTGGGCGCCTCATGCTCGCTATGCAGAAGCCAATCGAGCTCAAATTGCAGCTCACCCGCAATTAGAAATTACAGCTGTTAATCAAGCTGGAAGCCTATTTCTTGTACGTAACCGTCTCGGCAACGAAACGCTACTTTTTTCTCATCTCGAATATCAGGCTGACAGCTTGGAAGCTGAATACCAACGCGAAATTGCAGCGCATCCTGAGCGGCATTATCAGCAGCCTGAAACGTCACTTGCCCCAGTATTTGGCTGGCAGAGAACCCAGCAAATTTTCTTTCACAATTGGTTAAATTTAATCGCCACAACTGTCAAAAATAATGGAGGTTTAATTTATGGTTAA